A single window of Plasmodium malariae genome assembly, chromosome: 8 DNA harbors:
- the PmUG01_08029900 gene encoding translation initiation factor eIF-2B subunit delta, putative has protein sequence MEDKSYLMFAKRKKKRVNGKINKEKLKKSFLKNEKYVRVSTLNRNISKKTFLHTLFKSFIKPYNEKNTAFYSILCIINNIYKCHYFTKHRCLICKPLHERTLKSQEDNVTYNSSDGDDNYLFPYNIYYNLKKINLIESGKTKNNSNNNKYQVIDKSNDISLSHNVTGKLIQKNEKECGFEKNTEEIEKEKKKVLTEENKNKEGENEERDIIYQERKNIVLSESVKLNALNNKTKLNVNIIKKNITINETQVSNTCPVQNFLNTRINLTNVQQYHFLSHDKINYVDLYNFDIFDKINIYDKILLDLNQNEIHPNVLRTGIFFNKYINTTHNHRNVDLLVALKSFIKDYTLPPYEPINRHMKVVIDKEINYIIMCKKHSISMGEVIRWFKNMISEHIGKSILEETKVIITNNINNYIRTKIVIPSIIISNYVSENIIHDSDILLIYTFDYDIYLSIVKARKKGKNFEIILVDSEPYKNSYNIKLYTKLGIPVTYTLISGLFYNIKRCTKVLLGIDAIIHNSVYGYVGTSIICMMSNINNIYVYIVCETYKISNKIIIDSFSLNNINNNLDIYDYIYMHHYHHATPHKCASQRDKQEDHGLMFSKKLNTFIESYADIKSNSVLFSKNGVENRSSCYSSSGNRCSNNSSSVCGKPIITYCVSQLKRANSSQNGSKFTSTQKKEQTVTCEDQPTEKFQGNEMNIGYEKNTEQYSSNSCYSLHIKTSTEHESSNNVLKSVSTVEEKNTSFFMNSYKEEKRENSILKDGLYEKLNIYKMNEEESNIEEKKGNTFSLSHIKEVSNNSSSIISTKGILKQPISVFRDIKNESTNISITYKQSCANLLNDDNKNVNKNNKVFSNLKSDKNYCEKSKYSLNFRNSININTMPNNLNKRTEYNKLEEDKICCNNICNSICNSIGHMNIKNVCTDNYIETNLFSSVLSHINKINSNTDKSFYVANICNDVTPLKYISYIVTEVGVYTNENKNALNVFMQNNI, from the coding sequence atggaagataAATCTTATTTAATGTTTgctaaaagaaaaaaaaaaagagttaatgggaaaattaataaagagaaattgaagaaaagttttttaaaaaatgaaaaatatgtgaGAGTTTCAACattaaatagaaatattagtAAGAAAACATTCTTACACACATTATTTAAAAGCTTTATTAAACcatacaatgaaaaaaatacagcattttattccattttatgcattattaataatatttataaatgtcaTTACTTTACTAAACACCGCTGTTTGATATGCAAACCATTACATGAAAGGACATTGAAATCGCAAGAAGATAATGTAACTTACAACAGCAGTGATGGAGATGATAATTATCTTTTcccatataatatatattataacttgaagaaaataaatttaattgaaTCAGGTaagacaaaaaataattcaaataataataaatatcaaGTTATTGACAAATCCAATGATATTTCATTGAGTCATAATGTAACAGGTAAATtgatacaaaaaaatgaaaaggaatgTGGATTTGAGAAAAATACGGaagaaattgaaaaagagaagaaaaaagtgttaacagaagaaaataaaaataaagagggagaaaatgaagaacgagatataatatatcaggaaagaaaaaatattgtattatcTGAATctgtaaaattaaatgcattaaataataaaacaaaattaaatgtaaatattataaagaagAATATAACAATTAATGAAACACAGGTATCTAACACCTGCCCTGttcagaattttttaaatacaagAATAAATTTGACAAATGTGCAgcaatatcattttttatctcatgataaaataaattatgtagatttatataattttgatatatttgataaaataaatatatatgataaaatattattagacTTGAATCAAAATGAAATTCATCCAAATGTATTAAGAAcaggtatattttttaacaaatatattaatactacTCATAACCATAGGAATGTTGATTTGTTAGTTGCATTAAAATCATTTATAAAGGATTATACATTGCCCCCATATGAACCGATAAATAGACATATGAAGGTTGTAAtagataaagaaataaattatattattatgtgtaAAAAACATAGTATTAGCATGGGAGAAGTGATTAGAtggtttaaaaatatgataagtGAACATATAGGTAAAAGTATACTAGAAGAAACGAAAGTAATAATTacgaataatattaataattatataagaacGAAAATAGTAATTCCTTCAATAATTATATCAAATTATGTGTcggaaaatataattcatgatagtgatattttattaatatatacttttgaTTATGACATATATTTATCCATTGTAAAAgcaaggaaaaaaggaaaaaattttgaaatcaTATTAGTTGATTCAGAACCATATAAAAactcatataatataaaattatatacaaaattaggTATACCAGTTACTTATACATTAATTAGTGGTctcttttataatataaagagaTGTACAAAGGTATTACTAGGTATTGACgcaattatacataatagtGTATATGGCTATGTAGGAACaagtattatatgtatgatgtcaaatataaacaatatatatgtttatattgtttgtgaaacatataaaataagtaacaaaattattattgatAGTTTTAgtttgaataatataaataacaatttagatatatatgattatatatatatgcatcaCTATCATCATGCTACTCCTCACAAGTGTGCATCACAAAGGGATAAACAAGAGGATCATGGATTAATgtttagtaaaaaattaaatacctTCATAGAATCGTATGCAGATATTAAATCAAATAGTGTTTTATTCAGTAAAAACGGCGTTGAAAATAGAAGCAGTTGTTATAGTAGCAGTGGTAATAGatgtagtaataatagtagtagtgtCTGTGGTAAACCCATCATTACTTATTGTGTTTCACAGCTAAAAAGAGCTAATTCTTCACAAAATGGAAGTAAATTTACCTCTACTCAGAAGAAAGAGCAAACTGTAACATGTGAAGATCAACCGACAGAAAAATTTCAAGGAAACGAAATGAACATTGGTTATGAAAAGAATACAGAACAATACAGTAGCAATTCTTGTTATTCTCTTCATATTAAAACAAGCACAGAACATGAATCGAGTAATAATGTACTAAAAAGTGTGAGCACTgtagaggaaaaaaatacttccttttttatgaataGTTACAAGGaggaaaaaagggaaaattcTATTTTAAAGGACGGtctttatgaaaaattaaatatttataaaatgaacGAAGAAGAAAGTAacatagaagaaaaaaaaggaaatacgTTTTCTTTGAGTCATATTAAAGAAgtaagtaataatagtagcagTATCATTTCAACAAAAGGTATACTAAAGCAACCAATAAGTGTATTCCGcgatattaaaaatgagaGTACAAATATTTCCATAACTTATAAACAAAGTTGTGCAAATCTTttaaatgatgataataaaaatgttaataaaaataataaagtattttctaatttaaagagtgataaaaattattgtgAAAAGAGTAAGTACTCTTTAAATTTTAGAAatagtattaatattaatactatGCCAAATAATTTGAACAAACGAacagaatataataaactcgaagaagataaaatttgttgtaataatatttgcaATTCCATTTGTAATTCCATTGGTcatatgaacataaaaaatgtttgcACAGATAACTATATTGAAACGAATCTTTTTAGCTCTGTTTTATcacacataaataaaattaattcaaaCACTGACAAGTCTTTTTATGTTGCTAATATATGTAACGATGTAACCCCTCTCAAATATATCAGTTATATTGTTACCGAGGTGGGtgtatatacaaatgaaaataaaaacgcTTTAAACGTTTTTATGCAAAATAAtatctaa